A single genomic interval of Bradyrhizobium sp. AZCC 1693 harbors:
- a CDS encoding crotonase/enoyl-CoA hydratase family protein, giving the protein MSAEGTIRTETYDRIFKIIIDNPAKKNAFSPAMMEQLSDALTELHDNDSYWVGVICAEGKDFTAGLDMPKFFGPNAEKRNFREGNVDVFGLQKRCKKPIVTAVQGIVFTIGIELMLAGDIVVAADDSRFCQMESRRGIAPFGGAHFRFLSRTGWGNAMYHLFLCDEFTASRAREIGLVQEVVPAGQQVERAMALAAIIAKNAPLGIQVTKEAAAKYVEHGERAAIAYIPTVRERVLNSADAREGIQSFIERRAAVFQGR; this is encoded by the coding sequence ATGAGCGCCGAAGGAACAATCCGCACCGAGACGTATGATCGCATTTTCAAGATCATCATCGACAACCCGGCGAAGAAGAACGCGTTCTCGCCCGCGATGATGGAGCAATTGTCGGACGCGCTGACCGAACTGCACGACAATGACAGCTATTGGGTCGGCGTGATCTGCGCCGAGGGCAAGGATTTCACCGCCGGCCTCGACATGCCGAAATTCTTCGGCCCCAACGCCGAGAAGCGAAACTTCAGGGAAGGCAATGTCGACGTATTCGGCCTGCAGAAGCGCTGCAAAAAGCCGATCGTCACCGCCGTGCAGGGTATCGTCTTCACCATCGGCATCGAACTGATGCTGGCGGGCGACATCGTTGTCGCCGCCGACGACAGCAGGTTCTGCCAGATGGAATCCAGGCGTGGCATTGCCCCGTTCGGCGGCGCGCATTTCCGCTTCCTGTCGCGCACCGGCTGGGGCAACGCGATGTATCATCTGTTCCTGTGCGATGAATTCACCGCATCACGCGCCCGCGAGATCGGTCTGGTTCAGGAGGTGGTGCCTGCGGGCCAGCAGGTCGAGCGCGCGATGGCGCTCGCAGCCATCATTGCCAAAAATGCGCCGCTTGGAATTCAGGTGACCAAGGAGGCTGCCGCGAAATATGTCGAGCATGGCGAGAGGGCCGCCATCGCCTATATTCCGACCGTGCGCGAACGCGTGCTGAACAGCGCCGACGCCCGCGAGGGCATTCAATCCTTCATCGAGCGCCGCGCCGCGGTGTTTCAAGGACGGTAA
- a CDS encoding TetR/AcrR family transcriptional regulator, with product MSSNTRAKMVAGAADLMSRRGVNATSMRDVVRHTGTPRGSIGHHFPRGKQQLIEDALVFAGAQVSGPLKSLTQQHGAISGLRAFIALWRQTLERSQFQAGCPVLAAAVEQYVNDATEKDGERDEAAQQRLLDLAEGVFADWQGIMIAAMRRERVTAARARRLAALVIASLEGTVAMCRAARSVQPLEDVRQELELVLSGALVK from the coding sequence ATGTCGTCCAATACTCGCGCCAAAATGGTGGCAGGCGCCGCCGATCTGATGAGCCGGCGTGGCGTCAATGCCACCAGCATGCGCGACGTCGTACGCCATACCGGCACCCCGCGCGGCTCGATCGGCCATCATTTTCCGCGTGGCAAGCAGCAACTGATCGAGGACGCGCTGGTCTTTGCCGGGGCGCAGGTCAGCGGACCGCTTAAGTCTCTGACGCAGCAGCATGGTGCGATCAGCGGGCTTCGCGCCTTCATCGCCTTGTGGCGGCAGACGCTGGAGCGATCGCAATTCCAGGCCGGCTGTCCGGTGCTCGCGGCCGCGGTCGAGCAGTATGTCAACGACGCGACGGAGAAGGACGGCGAACGGGATGAAGCGGCGCAACAGCGCCTGCTCGATCTGGCCGAGGGCGTGTTCGCCGACTGGCAAGGAATCATGATCGCGGCGATGCGGCGCGAACGCGTTACCGCCGCGCGCGCCCGGCGGCTTGCCGCACTCGTTATCGCGTCGCTGGAAGGCACGGTCGCCATGTGCCGGGCCGCACGCAGCGTGCAGCCGCTCGAGGATGTCAGGCAGGAGCTGGAGCTGGTGCTTTCGGGCGCGCTGGTGAAGTAG
- a CDS encoding aspartate aminotransferase family protein: MTLHQKPNTLQTDSFWMPFTANRQFKKAPRLFASAEGMHYTTVDGRKVIDGSAGLWCVNAGHGRRQIATAVERQLTNLDFAPSFNMGHPLAFDFAERLAEIAPKGLDRIFFTNSGSESVDTALKIALAYQRAIGQGTRTRLIGRERGYHGVGFGGMSVGGMVANRRAFATHLPGVDHIRHTHDLARNAFAKDQPDHGAELADDLERMVALHGADTIAAVIVEPVPGSTAVLPPPKGYLKRLREISEKHGILLIFDEVITGFGRLGAPFAADYFGVTPDLMTTAKGITNGTVPCGAVFASRKIHDGLMNGPEGTIELFHGYTYSAHPVACAAGLATLDIYKDEGLLTRGASMAEYWRDALHSLKGLPNVVDIRNVGLMGAVEVAPRSDGVGARGYDVMVDCFNRGLYLRMSGDSFALSPPLIVEKSHIDDIVSILGDAIKRVA, from the coding sequence GTGACCCTTCATCAGAAGCCGAACACCCTGCAAACCGATTCGTTCTGGATGCCGTTCACGGCCAACCGGCAGTTCAAGAAGGCGCCGCGCCTGTTCGCTTCCGCCGAGGGCATGCACTACACCACCGTCGACGGCCGCAAGGTGATCGACGGCTCGGCCGGCCTCTGGTGCGTCAATGCCGGCCATGGCCGCCGCCAGATCGCAACCGCCGTCGAACGGCAGTTGACGAACCTCGACTTCGCGCCCTCGTTCAACATGGGCCATCCGCTGGCGTTCGATTTCGCCGAGCGGCTCGCCGAGATCGCGCCCAAGGGGCTCGACCGCATCTTCTTCACCAATTCGGGTTCGGAGTCGGTCGATACCGCGCTGAAGATCGCGCTCGCCTATCAGCGCGCCATCGGACAGGGAACGCGGACGCGCCTGATCGGCCGCGAGCGCGGCTATCACGGCGTCGGTTTTGGCGGCATGTCGGTCGGCGGCATGGTGGCGAACCGCCGCGCGTTCGCGACCCATCTGCCCGGCGTCGACCACATCCGTCACACCCATGATCTCGCGCGCAATGCGTTTGCGAAGGATCAGCCGGACCACGGCGCCGAGCTCGCCGACGATCTCGAGCGGATGGTGGCGCTGCATGGCGCGGACACCATCGCCGCCGTCATCGTCGAGCCGGTGCCGGGATCGACCGCGGTGCTGCCGCCGCCGAAGGGTTACCTGAAGCGGCTGCGCGAAATCTCCGAGAAGCACGGCATCCTGCTGATCTTCGACGAGGTCATCACCGGCTTCGGCCGCCTCGGCGCGCCGTTCGCGGCGGATTATTTCGGCGTCACGCCGGACCTGATGACGACCGCCAAGGGCATCACCAACGGCACCGTTCCTTGCGGCGCGGTGTTCGCCAGCCGCAAGATCCACGACGGCCTGATGAACGGCCCCGAGGGCACCATCGAGCTGTTCCACGGCTACACTTATTCCGCGCATCCGGTCGCCTGCGCGGCGGGCCTGGCGACGCTCGACATCTACAAGGACGAGGGGCTGTTGACGCGCGGCGCGTCGATGGCCGAATACTGGCGCGATGCGCTGCATTCGCTGAAAGGCCTGCCCAACGTCGTCGACATCCGCAATGTCGGCCTGATGGGCGCGGTCGAAGTCGCGCCGCGTAGCGACGGCGTCGGCGCGCGCGGCTATGACGTCATGGTCGACTGCTTCAATCGCGGGCTCTACCTGCGCATGAGCGGCGATTCCTTTGCGTTGTCGCCGCCTTTGATCGTCGAGAAGAG
- a CDS encoding cupin domain-containing protein — MSVDIGGRLRFVRARHKLSQRELAKRSGVTNSTISLIESNQMNPSVGALKRILDGLPMGLAEFFAIEPERPRKAFYRSDELTEIGKQPISYRQVGDTMFGRSLQILKERYEPGSDTGRVPLTHDGEEGGIVVSGRLEVTVDDERRILDPGDAYYFESRRPHRFRCVGGKACEVISACTPPTF; from the coding sequence ATGAGTGTCGATATCGGCGGGCGACTCCGCTTCGTTCGCGCGCGCCACAAGCTGTCGCAGCGCGAGCTGGCAAAACGCTCCGGGGTGACCAATTCGACGATCTCACTGATCGAATCGAACCAGATGAACCCTAGCGTCGGTGCGCTCAAGCGCATCCTCGACGGGCTGCCGATGGGGCTCGCCGAATTCTTCGCGATCGAGCCGGAGCGGCCGCGCAAGGCGTTCTACCGGTCCGACGAACTGACCGAGATCGGCAAGCAGCCGATTTCGTATCGCCAGGTCGGCGACACCATGTTCGGCCGCAGCCTGCAAATCCTCAAAGAGCGCTACGAGCCCGGCAGCGACACCGGCCGGGTGCCGCTGACCCATGACGGCGAGGAAGGCGGTATCGTGGTCTCGGGCCGGCTCGAGGTGACCGTCGATGATGAGCGCCGTATTCTCGACCCGGGCGACGCCTATTATTTCGAAAGCCGGAGACCGCACCGCTTCCGCTGCGTCGGCGGCAAGGCGTGCGAAGTGATCTCGGCCTGCACGCCGCCGACGTTTTGA
- a CDS encoding tautomerase family protein yields MTFIHVMTPQGRLTADQRRALAKTLTDAVLVPEVGKLAPEARRGYQVHFAERPLDMIAHGGELLSDKPSDVMVVDVVVMDCCWTREDRATVIRNIHAALADACGVKTPAPGWWINFRIIEEGSWGSRGGVLSFLDLLEHGASHFAPERAAAIRTALAVKYER; encoded by the coding sequence ATGACGTTTATCCACGTGATGACGCCGCAAGGGCGGTTGACTGCCGATCAGCGCCGTGCGCTGGCGAAAACCCTGACCGACGCCGTGCTGGTTCCGGAGGTCGGCAAGCTCGCGCCCGAGGCGCGCCGCGGCTATCAGGTGCATTTTGCCGAGCGGCCGCTCGACATGATTGCGCACGGCGGCGAACTGCTTTCGGACAAGCCAAGCGACGTCATGGTGGTCGACGTCGTGGTCATGGACTGCTGCTGGACGCGCGAGGACCGCGCCACGGTGATCCGCAACATCCATGCCGCACTCGCCGATGCCTGCGGGGTGAAGACGCCGGCGCCGGGCTGGTGGATCAATTTCCGCATCATCGAGGAAGGCAGCTGGGGCTCGCGTGGCGGCGTGTTGTCGTTCCTCGACCTGCTCGAACACGGCGCATCGCACTTTGCCCCGGAGCGCGCCGCGGCGATCCGCACCGCGCTTGCCGTCAAATACGAGCGATAA